CCGGCAGTCGGGGACTGCTGGCCGTCAGTGCCGCAGCTGCTCTCGGTGTCGATATCGAATGGATCGATCCGCAGCTTGAATACGGGAAGATTGCGGCGCAGTTTTTCACTCCGGACGAAGTCGAAGCCTTGAAACTGACCGCCGCCGGCCGGCAGCGGCGCGCCTTCTATCGCACCTGGACCCGGAAAGAAGCCTGGTTGAAGGGACAGGGTGGTGGTTTTTCGTCGCCGCAGTTTCAGCAGCCGGGAGCTGGCTGGTCGATCAGGTCATTTACGGTCGGTCGGGATTACCTTGGCGCGGTGGCCTGTGCCGGTTCGCCGTCCGGAATTCTGCGTTGGGATTTCGACTGGCCGCAAACATAGGTCATGCTTCAATCAGATGGATCGGAAGTGACGATGAGTTTGCCTGAACAAGATAAAAGATTTATGAAAGAGGCCCTGGTCGAGGCGAGCAAGGCACAGGGCAAGGATGAAGTACCGATCGGTGCGGTGCTCGTGCACGCCGGCGAGATTATCGGGCGCGGGCACAACCTGCGCGAAACTTCGAATGACCCGACCACCCACGCCGAGATGGTCGCTATCCGCGAGGCGGCCGAAAGACTTGATTCCTGGCGCCTGCTCGAAACAACCCTCTACGTGACCCTCGAGCCCTGCGTGATGTGCATGGGGGCGATCATCCTGGCCCGGATTCCCCGCCTCGTTTACGCCTGCCGTGACCCGCGGGCCGGCGCCGTCGGTTCGATCTACGACTTATCGTCTGACCGACGCTTCAATCATGCGGTCGATGTCACCGAAGGGGTGCTGGCTGAAGAGTGCAGCGAAATGCTCAGCGGTTTTTTTCGTCAACTTAGGGCTGGAAAAAAATCGCAAAAAGATTTATAACAGAGACCCTTCCTGTAAAATTGTTTTGCTAGGGAGAAATCAATACACCCAGTTAGAAAGAGCGAAAATTTTTATATTGAACAAGGAAGGTGAGTGAGAGCGCGCGAGGCATAGCATGATGTCTATGTCGAGTGGGGTCGATCGAGTCTGACGCCGTGCAACATAAAAAGGTTCGCTCTCATAGATTGGGAGGGGTGTCCGAGAGGCCGAAGGTGACAGACTCGAAATCTGTTGTGGCGCAAGCCACCGGGAGTTCGAATCTCCCCCCCTCCGCCATTAAAATCAGGTGCTTACGGGGTTTTTCCGGAAGAGTTTCCTGGGAAGAGCCATCTGGAGATATCCAGGTGGCTCTTTTTTTTTGTGATTTGAACGAATATTGATTTCAACCCTCTCGGTAAAGGCTGAGGCGCTTTCCTCTTTCATCAGCCTCGTTCGGATCTAAAAACGCATTTGTTGCGGTCAGTTGTCGTTTCGCCTCTTCAAAATCTTCCCAGTCTATGCTCCGCGTGTATTTTTGTGCAAAATCCAGGGTTCGGATGAGTGGCTCGGTCAGGTTGTTATGTGTCAATGCTTTCAGGGCAGCTAAATAGTTATTCCTATAAACCGTTGGAATAATGATTTTTTGCTCGTCTGTGGCGAAAAGCTCTGCGTTCATCATGATCCGTGCTACTCGTCCATTTCCGTCTGTGAACGGGTGGACTTCACTTATCAAAAACATCATGAAAATAGATCGATAAAGAGGCGGGCCCAGGGATTGATAAATCTCAAATCCTTTTTCCAGGGTTCCTTCGACTAATTCAGGAGCTACAAACAGGCTGCTTCCGGCCTGATTGTTTTTTTCTTTGAAAGAGCCGGGGTTCTTGTCCGGGCGCAGTTCCATTAAAACAGCGTGTCTGGATCTTGTTAATTCTTTTAATTCTTTGAAGCTGTCCGGTAGTCTTGCCATTTCCGAACCATCAGAGACAATTCTAAATGTTCCTAAAACATCATGAGCGTCTTCAGGTCTGTCCATGGGGATACGACCGTTAAAAACGATCTCTACAGCTTCTTCAATTTCGAATGTTGTTCCCTCAATGAAATTTGAAAAATATGCCTCAAAGAAAGCTAAATTTGTTTTGGCTCCAGGGGAAGTTTCCCGGGCGCTCCTATGAACCGGGGCAGTTGCTCTTAAACTCTCAAAAAGGTTTAGAAATTTCTCTACTCGATCAGGGTCGTAAGGCGTTCCAGCTTTGCGTGCTTTGCCAGCATCGCTTTGTAGTTCAGCATCCCGCGTCCCTAGCAAAGAGCCAATCAGCTCGTCGAGTTGTTTGTATTCCTTTTCTGCGCCGATTTTTCCAGCCAAGTCCCTGGCTTCATCCCTAATACTATTAAGGGCATTTTCTCCACGCTGTCTTAAAAACTTCTCTAAACGCTCATCCATTTCCTTTCGAGAAAGTGTTCTTGGCACACTTCCTTTTCGTGCCCGAGAAAGATGCATGTTTTCCAGATACGCTCTTGCGAAAGATGATAAATGGCATCCTCCCAAGAATGGGCTGTCAGATTCAAGTGCACCTACACCAGGTCTGGGTTTAAATGTGATGCCGGGAAGGATGGTTTCTCTTTTTTTGGAGGAAATGATAAAAACCGATCCATCTGTTGCAGGTTTGTTTTCAATTGCCGTGCGGTCAGCAATCAATGCATCTGGGTAGTAGTCTTTCAAAAGGAAATACCAGTTTCTTCTTACGATATCTTCAGGGGGAGATGTCAGGTTTTTTGTGTAAAGGCGAGAGCCGATCTTCCTGAGCCTTCCGGCTTTAACAGCTTGATTGACCAATGCCGATATCTTGCTATTGGAGACAAAAATTTCTGGCTGATTATCTAAAAAATTGGACATAAGGACTCCTTTTAAGATCACTATATTAAACAATTGGGCCTTATGGAAGTCTTTGTTTTAATTTTTGGCGTTTAAGGTTAGCTTTGGTCGGGGTGGTTTCATCCAAAAAATGAGAGATAAGAGTCCATTTGTTTTTGTTTTTTTATATTTTTTGGGGTTTAGGGATGGAATCCTTTAAACTTTTGATTGTTAAGAGCGGTTCTGGGTCTTGTGAGTAGGGATATCCGCTCTAGTCGCAGAAATAGATGATGATAAATGGGACCACCCCGTATTTGAACATACGGGGTGGTCAAAACTATGGTGTCGTTCCGTTACGAATAGTGGTGACCATCAATCACGAGGGCGCTTCCAGTTCCAGAAATCCTCGCCGGAGTATGCCTTGATGCCCACAAGATCATTTTCCAGCCCGAATGACAAAAAGAGTGCGAAGGGGAGTGGCGAGTCGCTTGAGGTGGTGGCTCAACGTCGTCTGGGGGCATCTCAATATTCCGTTCAGCTAGCGGGGCGGGGTTTTCTGAACAGTTTATTGATTCTTGCATGGCAATAAATTCCTTTCTGTGGCATGTTTCAAAAGTGATAATATATAGTAAGGAGATTTTCACTTATGAAATCTGGGAAGTCAAATAAGAGAATCGAACGGAAGCTTTTTGACAAAGAGTCTTTTGCGGCGCGGTTTAAAAAGTTGAGGACTGATCGAAACCAAAAACAGTCAGATTATGCAGCAGCTATTAACACAAGTGTCGCGTCTGTCTCACGGATGGAGCAGGTGGTTGCTGCGCCGGATGCAGAAACTCTATTGTGGCTAAACGACAAATATGAACGAGATATTTACTGGCTGCTAACAGGCAAAAGGCAGGGTGGCCAGTCTAATGATTCTGAAAGCGAAGGGGTGGTGCGTGATCAGAATATTTACAATCTATTAAAAATACAACGTGAGGGTATTCAGCAAATCGTGGATGTCGCTTCGGAGAAAAAGGGTCGAGAGAGCAAGAGAGTCAAGTTGTTACGTGATAAGCTAGCTTACCTGGATGTCCTGCTTGAGGTCGGACATGATCCAGACAAGTGATTGCTTTTGATTTTTTGCTGAAAAACCTGTATTTTTAGCATGTTTTGCTTTTGCTTAGGGAGTGGTGATGTATTTGATTTGGGGGCCCTGTAAATCGTAATATTCCGCTGAAATCGGTCAATTCCGGTTCGGCGGTTTTTTATTTTGGACTTGATTGGGTAGATAGGAATGTCGTCAAAGAAACTAACACTGTCACAACTTGAACAATATTTGTCGAAGGCCGCTTGGATTCTCAAGGGGCCGGT
The DNA window shown above is from Desulfuromonas sp. and carries:
- a CDS encoding tRNA adenosine(34) deaminase TadA, translated to MSLPEQDKRFMKEALVEASKAQGKDEVPIGAVLVHAGEIIGRGHNLRETSNDPTTHAEMVAIREAAERLDSWRLLETTLYVTLEPCVMCMGAIILARIPRLVYACRDPRAGAVGSIYDLSSDRRFNHAVDVTEGVLAEECSEMLSGFFRQLRAGKKSQKDL
- a CDS encoding cell filamentation protein Fic, with product MSNFLDNQPEIFVSNSKISALVNQAVKAGRLRKIGSRLYTKNLTSPPEDIVRRNWYFLLKDYYPDALIADRTAIENKPATDGSVFIISSKKRETILPGITFKPRPGVGALESDSPFLGGCHLSSFARAYLENMHLSRARKGSVPRTLSRKEMDERLEKFLRQRGENALNSIRDEARDLAGKIGAEKEYKQLDELIGSLLGTRDAELQSDAGKARKAGTPYDPDRVEKFLNLFESLRATAPVHRSARETSPGAKTNLAFFEAYFSNFIEGTTFEIEEAVEIVFNGRIPMDRPEDAHDVLGTFRIVSDGSEMARLPDSFKELKELTRSRHAVLMELRPDKNPGSFKEKNNQAGSSLFVAPELVEGTLEKGFEIYQSLGPPLYRSIFMMFLISEVHPFTDGNGRVARIMMNAELFATDEQKIIIPTVYRNNYLAALKALTHNNLTEPLIRTLDFAQKYTRSIDWEDFEEAKRQLTATNAFLDPNEADERGKRLSLYREG